A window of Microcystis aeruginosa FD4 contains these coding sequences:
- a CDS encoding LptF/LptG family permease, giving the protein MKVGNWQGNLSRIPGFSILDRYIFVELLLPFLFGMGLFTSLGVAIGTLFDLVRRITESGLPLTLALKILLLKMPEFIVLAFPMSILLAALMAYSRLASDSELIAFKSIGISVYRLIIPAIVLSLIVTGLTYVFNDYVAPAASYEANATMTKALRPNRKSFIEDNIIYPEYGKVRPADGGEAQTVLRRLFYAERFNGQEMLGLTILDRTQPEVNQIITSESAAWNIEKNIWDFYNGTIYLIDPNGSYRNIVRFQHQQLALPRTPLDLAFRGRDGSEMTLRQAREYLKILELSGNPTKIRKLQVQIEQKISLPFVCLVFGMIGAALGLRPQNSNKATSFGICIVLIFSYYLLSFVTSSLGIGGILTPLMSAWLPNILGLTAGGILLVQSAK; this is encoded by the coding sequence ATGAAAGTTGGCAATTGGCAAGGAAATTTAAGTAGAATACCCGGATTTAGCATCTTAGACCGCTATATTTTTGTCGAGTTATTATTGCCCTTTCTATTTGGTATGGGTTTATTCACTTCCCTGGGAGTGGCGATCGGCACTTTATTTGATTTAGTGCGACGGATTACTGAATCGGGTTTACCCTTGACTTTGGCCCTAAAAATTCTCTTATTAAAAATGCCAGAGTTTATCGTTTTAGCCTTTCCCATGTCGATACTTTTAGCGGCTTTAATGGCCTACAGTCGTTTAGCCAGTGATAGCGAATTAATTGCTTTTAAAAGTATTGGAATTAGTGTTTATCGCCTAATAATTCCCGCCATTGTGCTAAGTTTAATAGTGACGGGATTAACCTACGTTTTTAACGATTATGTGGCTCCAGCTGCCAGTTATGAAGCTAATGCTACCATGACGAAAGCTCTGCGACCAAATCGCAAATCTTTTATTGAAGATAATATTATTTATCCTGAATACGGCAAAGTGCGGCCAGCGGATGGAGGGGAAGCGCAAACGGTATTAAGAAGGTTATTTTATGCCGAAAGATTTAACGGTCAAGAAATGTTAGGTTTAACTATTCTCGATCGCACCCAACCGGAAGTTAATCAAATTATTACCTCAGAATCAGCTGCTTGGAATATTGAAAAAAATATCTGGGATTTTTATAACGGCACAATTTATCTAATTGATCCTAATGGTTCCTATCGTAATATTGTCCGCTTTCAACATCAACAATTAGCCCTACCGCGTACCCCTTTAGATTTAGCTTTTCGAGGCCGAGATGGTTCAGAAATGACCCTGAGACAAGCGCGGGAATACCTAAAAATACTGGAATTAAGTGGCAATCCCACCAAAATTAGAAAATTACAGGTTCAAATCGAGCAGAAAATATCTTTACCCTTTGTTTGTTTGGTTTTTGGGATGATTGGGGCAGCCTTGGGATTACGTCCGCAAAATTCTAATAAAGCCACCAGTTTCGGTATTTGTATTGTCCTAATTTTCTCCTATTATCTCCTATCTTTTGTCACCAGTTCTTTAGGAATTGGCGGAATTTTAACCCCCTTGATGTCTGCTTGGTTGCCCAATATTTTGGGATTAACTGCCGGGGGAATTTTGTTGGTTCAATCAGCTAAGTAA
- the rsmI gene encoding 16S rRNA (cytidine(1402)-2'-O)-methyltransferase, protein MNNLGKLYVVGTPIGNLDDLTLRALATLKKVALIAAEDTRHTGKLLQHFDIPTPQISYHEHNRLSRLDQLLNNLSQGEDIALVTDAGMPGISDPGYELIKACIEANIEVVPIPGVTAVITALAVSGLPTERFCFEGFLPGKEKLRQERLESLKTETRTMVFYEAPHKLIKTLEDLRETFGQTRKIVLGRELTKLYEEIWRGTIAEAINLYLENKTPKGEFTIVVMGNNQADTIQLSEEELKRELKQIIERGVSRSQASKQLAQVTNLSRSRLYKLALEI, encoded by the coding sequence ATGAATAATCTCGGTAAATTGTATGTGGTGGGAACGCCGATCGGCAATTTAGACGATCTGACTTTGCGGGCCCTGGCAACTCTCAAAAAAGTCGCTCTAATTGCTGCCGAAGATACCAGACACACAGGCAAATTATTACAGCATTTTGATATTCCGACCCCTCAAATTAGTTATCACGAACACAATCGCCTTTCCCGTCTCGATCAGTTATTAAATAATCTCAGCCAAGGTGAGGATATCGCCTTGGTTACTGATGCAGGAATGCCGGGGATTTCTGACCCGGGTTATGAGTTAATTAAAGCTTGTATAGAAGCTAATATCGAAGTGGTTCCCATCCCCGGAGTAACGGCGGTAATTACTGCTTTAGCGGTGTCGGGATTACCCACGGAAAGATTCTGTTTTGAAGGATTTCTTCCAGGTAAGGAAAAGCTGAGACAAGAGCGCTTAGAGAGTTTAAAAACCGAAACGAGAACGATGGTTTTTTATGAAGCACCTCACAAACTTATTAAGACTTTGGAGGATTTACGGGAAACTTTTGGCCAAACGAGAAAGATAGTTTTAGGTCGGGAATTAACCAAGCTTTACGAGGAAATTTGGCGAGGAACTATCGCCGAGGCCATTAATTTATATCTGGAGAATAAAACTCCTAAAGGAGAATTTACGATCGTAGTTATGGGCAATAATCAGGCCGATACTATCCAATTATCCGAGGAGGAATTGAAACGGGAATTAAAACAAATTATAGAACGGGGAGTTAGTCGATCGCAAGCCAGCAAACAATTAGCACAAGTTACTAATTTGTCCCGCAGTCGTTTGTATAAATTAGCTTTAGAAATTTGA